Proteins found in one Methanobrevibacter sp. genomic segment:
- a CDS encoding NUDIX domain-containing protein has product MSNKRDWGLTVRGIVRKEDKILILRRHPSSRNNPQKYELPGGKVDPGEFFDEALIREFKEETNLDVNILSLFEVVQDEFISRRTNRPISTLQIMMNLEIIDGELQISSEHDDFKWASMEELKELYDGDLVTPTLRKTLEKRNFKI; this is encoded by the coding sequence ATGAGCAATAAAAGAGATTGGGGATTGACTGTAAGAGGAATAGTTAGAAAAGAAGATAAGATATTGATACTCAGAAGGCATCCAAGTTCAAGAAACAATCCTCAAAAATATGAGCTTCCAGGAGGCAAGGTGGATCCTGGCGAGTTCTTTGATGAAGCTTTGATTAGGGAATTCAAGGAAGAGACAAATCTTGATGTAAATATATTAAGCTTATTTGAGGTAGTGCAAGATGAATTCATAAGCCGCAGAACAAACAGGCCTATTAGCACTCTTCAAATTATGATGAATCTTGAAATTATTGATGGAGAGCTTCAAATAAGCTCAGAACATGACGATTTTAAATGGGCAAGTATGGAAGAACTAAAAGAACTTTATGATGGTGATTTGGTAACTCCTACTTTAAGAAAAACCCTAGAAAAAAGAAATTTTAAGATATGA
- a CDS encoding HXXEE domain-containing protein: MIDFLKKYNLYILIALVAIMTIYDFLNWDSISIVRKLMNLFGVLFILHEVEEKYWPGGFHKLMLKKLKVDINDFDVGSANLCVFLFLLAYLALGYIFDNIVFFFIMTIVLSIFEAFIHTAGIKIHKLDKPYTPGLLTAWIMAIAAIYSIIQLNKYGLAGPLDYLIGIILFIISFMILGSQVYKQFGLSIKEVIKRVRG, encoded by the coding sequence ATGATAGATTTTCTAAAAAAATATAATCTTTATATTCTTATTGCATTGGTTGCAATTATGACAATATATGATTTTTTAAACTGGGATAGCATTTCAATAGTGAGAAAATTAATGAATCTCTTCGGTGTGCTTTTCATTTTACATGAGGTTGAAGAAAAGTACTGGCCGGGAGGCTTTCATAAGCTAATGCTAAAAAAGTTGAAAGTGGATATAAATGATTTTGATGTGGGAAGCGCTAATTTATGCGTATTTTTATTCTTATTGGCTTATTTGGCTCTCGGATACATATTTGACAATATTGTATTTTTCTTCATCATGACAATTGTCTTATCAATCTTTGAGGCATTTATTCATACTGCAGGAATAAAGATTCATAAATTGGACAAGCCATATACTCCAGGATTGCTTACAGCATGGATAATGGCAATTGCTGCAATATACTCCATAATTCAATTGAATAAATATGGTCTTGCAGGTCCGCTTGATTATTTAATTGGTATTATTTTGTTTATAATCAGTTTTATGATTTTAGGTTCTCAAGTGTATAAGCAATTTGGATTAAGCATAAAAGAAGTCATAAAAAGAGTTAGAGGATAG